One Flavobacteriales bacterium genomic window, ATAGGTGTCCATATCGATGATACGTTTGTTGAAGGTTAGATAATCATAGAGCGGGCGTACGCGTGGATGGATCTTGACGGTCTTGCTCGTAATAAGCTTTCCGGTCTTAGGATCCTTGTAGGGATAGAGGAAGAATTTCACGTCACGCGTAGCGATGATCCCGAATGCCTCCAACATCCCGCCATTCAGATTGCGATAGTACTTCTCGTTGAAGATGGCCATGAGGTGATCCACACCCAGTATGAATCCCATGCGTTTTTTGGTGAAACTCGATAGGTACTCGGTCAGCTTGTAGTACTTCATGTAGTTGGAGATCATCACCGTCTGGCCCAATGAGCAGAGTATATCCGCCCGGTCCAAGAAATCCTGCTCATCCACTCCACCTTCAGACAAAAGGTTGTTGAGCGTGATCTCGAAGAGCACCTGCATGTTGTCCTTGTCCACCTTGGGATCCTTGATGAAGGCATTGTAGCCATTGACGATCATATCCAGATTCACCTTGGTGACCGGTCTGAAACTCCCGCGTATGGCCAGGATATTCTTCTTGTAGAGTAGATCACTCGGGTGTATATTTATCCCATCGGGACTGAATATAACCGCAGAGGTCAGTCCATTCTTGACCAGTTTCAAACTCAGCAAACGGTTATCGATATGCTCGAAGTCTGGCCCTGTCATCTCGATGGTGTCTATCTCGATCTTATCACGTGAGATATTGTCCATCAGGGATTCCAGGAACTCCTCCACATTCTCATGGTAGAAGAAGGAAGCATAGATCAGATTGACCCCGAGTATCCCGATGGTCTCCTGTTGGAATTGGGCCTCATGCTCCAAGGGTTTGATATGAAGGATCACCCGATTGGGTTCTCTTCGCGGCTTGCTCTGGAACTGGATACCTATCCATCCATGCCCTTGGAATCGTTTCTTGAAATCAATGGTCGCTATCGTATTGGCAAAGGCAAAGAATTTGGTGTTGTCCTGCCGTTCGGCATTGAGCCGTTCTATGATGAGGGAGTATTCGTGGTCGAGCATCTTGTCTACCCGTGATCGGCACACGTATCGATTGTACTCCTCAGGGCCATAGATGGCATCACTGAACTCCTTATCATAGGCACTCATGGCCTTTGCGATTGTACCAGAGGCACCACCTACCCGGAAGAAGTGTCTCACACACTCCTGTCCTGCACCGATCTCGGCAAAGGTGCCGTAGATCTTCTTGTCCAGATTTATCCTAAGGGCTTTCTGTTTGCTTGATAGAACTACTCTCTCCAATGGGGATTCGCTTCGAATTCTCTTTCAAAAATAGGCCCTTTGTATACCCTTCCGTAATCGATACCAGTATTTTTGGACAGTGGAGCAAGGAAAAGAATCCAATGAGAAGATGAAGGTGACCTTTCTGGGGACCGGAACTTCTCAAGGTGTTCCCGTGATCACCTGTGAATGCCGTGTCTGCCGCTCCAACGACCCCAAGGACAAGCGTCTTCGCGTTTCTATCCATATCGATTATCAGGGCAGGAGCCTGGTAGTGGATACCGGTCCGGATTTCAGACAACAGATCCTAAGGGCAGGGATCACCGAGCTACATGCAGTGCTCATGACCCATGAGCACAAGGACCATACAGCCGGAATGGACGATGTACGGGCCTTCAATTTCAAGTATCGCAAGGCCATGCCCGTATTTGCCACACCACAGGTACAGCAGGCTTTGAAACGCGAGTTCCACTATGTATTCGAGGAGAACCCCTATCCCGGGGTGCCTCAGATCGAATTGGTGGATATCGGCACAGAGACCTTCGATTGCTTGGGGCTGCAAGTGACCCCGATAGAAGTCATGCACTATCGACTTCCGGTACTCGGTTTCCGCATTGCGGATTTTGCATACATCACCGATGCTAAGACCATCAGTGAGCAAGAGGCGGAGAAACTTTTTGGATTAGATGTACTGGTACTCAATGCACTCAGACGCAAGGATCATATCTCTCACTTGACCCTGGAAGAAGCCTTGGAATGGATCGATCGATTCCGTCCCAAGCGCGCCTATCTCACCCACATATCCCATCTCATGGGAAAACATGCTGACATCGAGCAGCTATTGCCGCCCCATGTTCATCTAGCCTCTGACGGACTCCGTATCGAAGTCTGAGAATAAAGGCGATTAGGAATCCTAGATAGCCTGGGAGCCAAGCCTTTGGAACGAACAGAAATGTCGATATTGAGGCACCTTGAAAATTATAGTCAACGAATACCGAACATGAGAACATTCATACTCCTCATCATTGCATCCCTTAACCTGCAATTATCCGCCAGCAACACCGTGTACGGTGGCACCGATCCTTACGAAGTGCGATTGGTAGACAAGTCCCACCATGAGATGGATGAAGGACTCCAATTCCAGATCCGCTCCGCCATGCCCTGGTCATCTTTCACCAATGCACACCCCGCATGGTTGGCCCGATTCGATGAAGACAACTTCAAACCTGTGCGAGCATTCGGTCCGGCTATACCGACTTCTGGTACGGATGCTGAGAGCCGTGCAATGAACTTCATAGAAGAACAGCTGGTGCTATTCAATATTCCCATGGAGGATCTTCAGATGTCGACCGTGACAGACAACGGAAAACATGATCAGGCATTCTTCACCCAGTATTATGAAGGTTTGGAAGTCATGTATTCTCAAGCTATGGTCAAGATGCTTCATAGCGGTCATGTGATCTCATGGAGTGCGATCGTGCATAACGACATCGATGTGGATATCACACCTTTGGTCAGTCACTTGACAGTAATAGAGGCTGCCAGTTCAGACATTCCCGATGTGACCGATGTGCATTTTACGCCAGAACTCAAGATCCTACCCATTCCCAAAGTGAAGGACTATGAGCATCATTTGGTCTATGAGGTCATGGTGGATGCCATCGCTGAGAATGGGATTCCAGCGAATTACCTGACCCACGTGGATGCTCACACGGGTGAAGTTCTTCAGAGAATCAACCAGACACACACTTTTCACGGCCCAGAGTGCTCTCTGGGAGAAGAAGAGACCAACCCTCCGGTGATCAATGCGAATGTTACGGGAGAATTCTCTTATCCCGACCCCAACTATGCTGCCGAAGCACAGACCCTTTCTTCTATGAGGGTGATCGTGGATGGCACCACCTATTTCACCGATTCAGAAGGGAATGTCACCATCGATGCCATCGGTTCGCAATCAGCTCAGTTCTTCATGTCAGGTACATGGGCATCTGTGGTCAATGAGAGCACAGGGTCTGTGACCAATGGAACTCTAGAACTCAGCGAAGGGGATAATCAAGTGGATGTCTCACCACTATTCAGTGTCGATGAGATGACTGCCTTCCACAATACCAACGTGATCCATGACTATGTGAATCATGTGCTTCCAGATTGGGACGGGATGGATTATCCCATGTCGGTCAATGTGGGTATCACGCCTCACGAGTGCAACGCCTTCTCTACGGGGAACGGGATCAATTTCTATGTGAGCGGTTTTACCTGCGTGAGTCTGGCCCGTGTAGCCGATGTGGTCTTCCACGAGTATGGACATGAGATCAACGACAATTTCTACAATGAACTAGGCGCCAATTTCAGCAATGGGGCCATGAATGAAGGCTATGCAGATGTCTGGGCCTTCTTGCCCATTCAAGACCCGGTATTGGCTGATGGACATAATCCACAGGATCCTGAAGACTATATACGTAGATACGATATCAACCCCAAGGTCTATCCACAGGATCTGGTGGGTCAAGTGCATGCCGATGGCGAGATCATTGCCGGTGCTTGGTGGGATACCTTCCTGCTTCTGGGGAATGATCAGGAGACCATCGAAGAACTGTGGAGACTCCACTATCCAGGATTGCAGGCGGCCACCTTCAATGGAAATGAAGGTTCTGCCTACCTCAATGTATTGATCGATGTGCTCGAAGCCGATGACGATGATGGAAACATCCTGAATGGTACTCCCAACGGAGCAGCCATTTCAGAGGGATTTGCTATTCATGGGATCACCTTCTTAGCCACAGCCGACCTGGGCCATGATGTAGTCGAATCATTCGATGCCTTCAGTGATATCAATATCATGGCCGACCTCGGCATCAGTGGCCAGTTCACCGACTATCTGGGTGGCGTTCTGCTTCGCTATCGTCTGAATGACTCTCCAGATTGGGTGGAAGTAGAAATGAATGAGATCGGTGGAGAGAACTATGAAGCAGTCATCCCAGGTCAAGCACCGGGTACCATCATAGCCTACTATATGGCGGTCCGTGACATCTTTGATAATCTGGCCGTGGTCAATCCCATCGGGGCCAATCTGGAAGACCCGAAATTGCCGCACTATACTTTGGTGGGATATGAGCTGTTCGAGTCCTATGATTCGGATGATGAGGATGAGATCACCGGATGGGAACTCGGTATAGATACCGATGAAGCCACCACAGGTATTTGGGAAGAAGTCGATCCTTTGGGCTCATTCCTGAATGGAGTGGCAGTAGCGGTGGATCAACAAGCCACAGAGGGAGGTGAATTCTGTTTTGTAACAGGGAATTCCTTCAATGTCAATGACGGGATAGGGGTGAATGACGTAGACGCTGGAACGACCACGCTCATGTCAGAAGCCATCGATCTCACGAGCTACATTGCTCCAGCCTTCACGTATAAGCGATGGTATACCAATGCAACGGGAGCCAATCCCAATGCGGACTGGTGGCAGGTACAGGTTTCTGATGATGGCGGAGAATCCTGGGTCTACGTAGAAGACACCAAATCTTCAGATGCCCGCTGGAGAAGAAATGCTTTCCGCATCTCTGACTATGTGGATCTGACGGACAACTTCATGATCAAATTCAATGCTTCGGATAGTCTGCGTCCCGGAACCAATCTGGATGGAGGATCGCTCATAGAGGCTGGACTGGATGATTTCATGCTCTATGATCGCTCCTTGGCCGATGGCCTCGATGAAAGTGAGATCGTAGACCAGATAGACCTATTCCCCAATCCAAGCAGCGATGTGGTCAACCTGGCCTTTGAGCTGAATACTGCGTCTGCAGTCGATCTTCAGGTATTCTCGGTCGATGGTCGCTTGATCCACAGTGAAGGTCTGGGAATGCGTCAAGGATATATCAGACACCAGATAGAAGTAGGGGAGTGGGCCAAGGGGTCCTATACCTTGGAGTTGCAGACAAGTGATGGAAGAGTCACACGATCCATCACTGTTCGTTAAGTTTCTGATATCCCATGAAATTCCAAGACCCTGACCTTTGCGTCAGGGTTTTTTCATTATTTGAGCTCCATGAAACGCATCTGCATGTGGTCGGGC contains:
- a CDS encoding TonB-dependent receptor, whose product is MERVVLSSKQKALRINLDKKIYGTFAEIGAGQECVRHFFRVGGASGTIAKAMSAYDKEFSDAIYGPEEYNRYVCRSRVDKMLDHEYSLIIERLNAERQDNTKFFAFANTIATIDFKKRFQGHGWIGIQFQSKPRREPNRVILHIKPLEHEAQFQQETIGILGVNLIYASFFYHENVEEFLESLMDNISRDKIEIDTIEMTGPDFEHIDNRLLSLKLVKNGLTSAVIFSPDGINIHPSDLLYKKNILAIRGSFRPVTKVNLDMIVNGYNAFIKDPKVDKDNMQVLFEITLNNLLSEGGVDEQDFLDRADILCSLGQTVMISNYMKYYKLTEYLSSFTKKRMGFILGVDHLMAIFNEKYYRNLNGGMLEAFGIIATRDVKFFLYPYKDPKTGKLITSKTVKIHPRVRPLYDYLTFNKRIIDMDTYDETVLGIFSKEVLKMIRRGEEGWEEMVPTYVDIIIKKNKLFGYKPKKEDKESAQVS
- a CDS encoding MBL fold metallo-hydrolase, encoding MKVTFLGTGTSQGVPVITCECRVCRSNDPKDKRLRVSIHIDYQGRSLVVDTGPDFRQQILRAGITELHAVLMTHEHKDHTAGMDDVRAFNFKYRKAMPVFATPQVQQALKREFHYVFEENPYPGVPQIELVDIGTETFDCLGLQVTPIEVMHYRLPVLGFRIADFAYITDAKTISEQEAEKLFGLDVLVLNALRRKDHISHLTLEEALEWIDRFRPKRAYLTHISHLMGKHADIEQLLPPHVHLASDGLRIEV
- a CDS encoding T9SS type A sorting domain-containing protein, producing the protein MRTFILLIIASLNLQLSASNTVYGGTDPYEVRLVDKSHHEMDEGLQFQIRSAMPWSSFTNAHPAWLARFDEDNFKPVRAFGPAIPTSGTDAESRAMNFIEEQLVLFNIPMEDLQMSTVTDNGKHDQAFFTQYYEGLEVMYSQAMVKMLHSGHVISWSAIVHNDIDVDITPLVSHLTVIEAASSDIPDVTDVHFTPELKILPIPKVKDYEHHLVYEVMVDAIAENGIPANYLTHVDAHTGEVLQRINQTHTFHGPECSLGEEETNPPVINANVTGEFSYPDPNYAAEAQTLSSMRVIVDGTTYFTDSEGNVTIDAIGSQSAQFFMSGTWASVVNESTGSVTNGTLELSEGDNQVDVSPLFSVDEMTAFHNTNVIHDYVNHVLPDWDGMDYPMSVNVGITPHECNAFSTGNGINFYVSGFTCVSLARVADVVFHEYGHEINDNFYNELGANFSNGAMNEGYADVWAFLPIQDPVLADGHNPQDPEDYIRRYDINPKVYPQDLVGQVHADGEIIAGAWWDTFLLLGNDQETIEELWRLHYPGLQAATFNGNEGSAYLNVLIDVLEADDDDGNILNGTPNGAAISEGFAIHGITFLATADLGHDVVESFDAFSDINIMADLGISGQFTDYLGGVLLRYRLNDSPDWVEVEMNEIGGENYEAVIPGQAPGTIIAYYMAVRDIFDNLAVVNPIGANLEDPKLPHYTLVGYELFESYDSDDEDEITGWELGIDTDEATTGIWEEVDPLGSFLNGVAVAVDQQATEGGEFCFVTGNSFNVNDGIGVNDVDAGTTTLMSEAIDLTSYIAPAFTYKRWYTNATGANPNADWWQVQVSDDGGESWVYVEDTKSSDARWRRNAFRISDYVDLTDNFMIKFNASDSLRPGTNLDGGSLIEAGLDDFMLYDRSLADGLDESEIVDQIDLFPNPSSDVVNLAFELNTASAVDLQVFSVDGRLIHSEGLGMRQGYIRHQIEVGEWAKGSYTLELQTSDGRVTRSITVR